The Penaeus monodon isolate SGIC_2016 chromosome 13, NSTDA_Pmon_1, whole genome shotgun sequence genome contains a region encoding:
- the LOC119580102 gene encoding U-scoloptoxin(11)-Sm5a-like codes for MGVAESVRVAAAAAGVFVTLAVVLITVAVVNSCAAPTADEDPGASDLLSHLSLLYKGTYVIYGNGRRSERDLPVCAYPGEACNLAHKRFWLTPITERLCRCPDRSECPLHFNGLNDTHSQHVSNRAQLKFCGNVMEELSDCKAGDLALKVRQVERHDQPFPSTVSSVNHGADVHSELQCRCPWPHRWTLAETRIPSPSETVFMYTCDELPKCRVGDECGRIRADTLESYYSCSCPENHLCLFRDPQSTHSTRQLHFQGKAYKATCTPN; via the exons ATGGGCGTAGCGGAGAGCGTGCGGGTGGCGGCTGCGGCTGCGGGCGTGTTCGTCACCCTCGCCGTCGTGCTGATCACGGTGGCGGTGGTGAACAGCTGTGCCGCGCCCACCGCCGACGAAGATCCCGGCGCCAGCGACCTCCTGTCGCACCTCTCGCTGCTCTACAAAGGCACCTACGTCATCTACGGCAACGGG cGTCGGAGCGAGCGTGACCTCCCCGTGTGCGCGTACCCGGGAGAGGCCTGCAACCTCGCCCACAAGAGGTTCTGGCTCACGCCCATCACGGAGCGCCTGTGCCGATGCCCCGACCGCTCCGAGTGCCCGCTGCACTTCAACGGCCTCAACGACACGCACTCCCAGCACGTCTCGAACAGGGCGCAACTCAAG TTCTGCGGCAACGTGATGGAGGAGCTCTCGGACTGCAAGGCGGGGGACCTGGCTCTGAAGGTGCGCCAGGTGGAGCGCCACGACCAGCCCTTCCCGTCCACCGTCAGCAGCGTGAACCACGGCGCCGACGTCCACTCCGAGCTGCAGTGCCGGTGCCCGTGGCCGCACCGTTGGACGCTGGCGGAGACGCGCATCCCCTCGCCCTCTGAGACCGTCTTCATGTACACGTGTGATGAG CTCCCCAAATGCAGAGTGGGCGACGAGTGCGGCCGCATCCGTGCCGACACCCTGGAGAGCTATTACTCCTGCTCGTGCCCCGAGAACCACCTGTGTTTATTCCGCGACCCCCAGTCCACCCACTCCACCAGGCAGCTCCATTTCCAAGGGAAGGCGTACAAGGCCACGTGCACGCCCAATTAG